GAATCCCAGCCTTCCAAGCTGGTTGTGTGGGTTCGATCCCCATCACCCGCTCCATCAAAAGACAATCATAAGATTGTCTTTTTTTATGTTTAAATTTAAATTAAGCATAGTACATAAACAGAATTCTTAAATCAGTTTTTTTAACTCTCACTGATTTTTAGAAGTCCTTATCCAGGAGCTTAGTGACATTTATACCACAGCTTATAGAAGTAGGGGTATTAGTGGCAGTTAGCTATCGGATAAATAATTATAAGGAGATATCGCTTATGAATAATTCAAAAGTAACTATGGGTCATATTCTTGCAGCAATTACCATAGTGGTTTGGGGGACAACCTTTATATCAACAAAGGTTTTATTAAATAGCTTTTCCCCTATAGAAATATTATTTTTGAGATTTGTAATTGGCTATATTGCACTTTTCATAATTAAGCCTGGCTTTTTGAAGTTTAAAAGTTGGAAGGAAGAAGCATACTTTGCAGGAGCTGGTTTATGTGGAGTAACACTATACTTCCTACTAGAAAATATAGCACTTACATATACCTTTGCATCTAATGTAGGAATTATTATTTCTATAGCACCAATATTTACTGCACTATTAGCCCATGTCTTTCTAGATGGAGAAAAATTACGTATGCGTTTTTTTATAGGTTTTGCGGCAGCTATCATAGGGATAGCCTTAGTAGCTTTTAATGGTAATTATCTTTTAAAGTTAAATCCTTTAGGAGATATATTAGCTACACTTGCAGCACTAGTTTGGGCATTCTACTCAATTTTAATGAAAAAAATAACTAGCTTTAACTATAATACAATCCACTACACGCGTAGAACCTTTTTCTATGGAATAATATTTATTATACCCACACTATTCTTTTTTGATTTTAATTTAGGTTTGAAAGACTTTACTTATATACCTAATATACTCAATA
The sequence above is drawn from the Clostridium cylindrosporum DSM 605 genome and encodes:
- a CDS encoding DMT family transporter, with protein sequence MNNSKVTMGHILAAITIVVWGTTFISTKVLLNSFSPIEILFLRFVIGYIALFIIKPGFLKFKSWKEEAYFAGAGLCGVTLYFLLENIALTYTFASNVGIIISIAPIFTALLAHVFLDGEKLRMRFFIGFAAAIIGIALVAFNGNYLLKLNPLGDILATLAALVWAFYSILMKKITSFNYNTIHYTRRTFFYGIIFIIPTLFFFDFNLGLKDFTYIPNILNIVYLGLGASAACFVIWNFVIGILGAVKTSVYIYMSPVITIVASAIILNENITWIAIIGSLLTLIGLYISEKKIYIKKFFKKCA